The following proteins are co-located in the candidate division WOR-3 bacterium genome:
- the speD gene encoding adenosylmethionine decarboxylase: MKKSLGVHIILEFFGCDPNTLTRREYVERVMLEAAQKANTHSIGTFFHQFKPYGVSGVIIIEESHISIHTWPEHGFAAIDFFYCSDEVDPEKAIEVLIEGFKPTRISRVEFERGSFKELNAQETKPEQVLSIA, encoded by the coding sequence TTGAAAAAATCCCTGGGTGTGCATATCATACTTGAGTTCTTTGGTTGTGATCCCAATACCCTCACCAGAAGAGAGTATGTAGAAAGAGTAATGTTAGAAGCCGCTCAAAAGGCCAACACTCATTCCATTGGAACCTTCTTCCATCAGTTCAAACCCTATGGAGTGTCCGGCGTGATTATAATCGAAGAATCCCATATCTCCATTCATACATGGCCTGAACATGGTTTTGCAGCTATAGACTTCTTCTACTGCTCTGATGAAGTAGACCCTGAAAAAGCCATCGAGGTTCTGATAGAGGGCTTCAAACCTACAAGGATCTCAAGAGTTGAATTTGAGAGAGGCAGTTTTAAGGAACTCAACGCCCAGGAGACAAAGCCTGAGCAGGTTCTCAGCATAGCTTGA
- a CDS encoding iron-sulfur cluster assembly protein produces the protein MDLKEEVIKKLKEVYDPEIPIDIYNLGLVYGIEINGNDVHILMTLTAPGCPLANVLPQEVKEKLSEIPGIGNVEVEITWEPAWTPEMITEEGKEKLRSFGYNV, from the coding sequence ATGGACTTAAAAGAAGAGGTAATCAAAAAACTAAAGGAAGTGTATGATCCGGAAATCCCCATCGATATTTACAACTTAGGCCTTGTTTACGGCATCGAGATAAATGGCAACGACGTCCACATTCTAATGACGCTCACGGCGCCTGGGTGCCCGCTGGCAAACGTACTCCCACAGGAGGTAAAGGAAAAACTTTCTGAAATTCCAGGAATTGGGAACGTGGAAGTAGAAATTACCTGGGAACCCGCCTGGACTCCTGAAATGATTACAGAAGAGGGAAAGGAAAAATTAAGAAGCTTCGGTTACAATGTCTAA
- a CDS encoding amidohydrolase gives MSKKIIIKGRYILLDSQSFIEDGFVAISGNLIEKTGKVQEIPQDPEYRIYDFGDSIICPGFINTHTHAAMVGMRGMADDLPLKTWLEKYIWPTELKLVNRDFIEKTIPLAIAEMVASGITTFVDMYFFQDKTARIVIDAGIRAVLGEGLIDGPTPAFESPQKVLEFTESFIKDFLGNEYIYPAVAPHAPYSTSKENLLKSKEIADKYGVPILIHVAETQWEFNEILNRYGAHPFEYLNRIGFLSERVIAAHSVWVDEKEFEIIKKNKVSISHNPESNAKLASGIAPVQEFLDYGINVALGTDGACSNNNLDIIEEMRTASFLQKIKYMNPESLSARDVFKMATENGAIAIGLGEKLGTLKPGKWADLVVISLNTPHMNPVFDPYSHLVYVAKASDVKTTMVNGKFIYENGEYKTLDIEKVRKDIKDIEDLVKKVIFNGD, from the coding sequence ATGTCTAAAAAGATCATCATTAAAGGCCGCTACATCCTTTTAGATTCGCAAAGTTTTATAGAAGATGGCTTTGTAGCCATCAGTGGAAATCTCATCGAAAAGACGGGGAAAGTCCAGGAAATCCCACAGGATCCCGAATACAGAATTTACGACTTTGGAGATTCCATCATCTGTCCTGGATTCATAAATACACATACCCACGCAGCTATGGTTGGCATGCGAGGAATGGCCGACGACCTGCCTCTTAAAACCTGGTTGGAAAAATACATCTGGCCAACGGAACTAAAGCTGGTAAATAGAGATTTTATAGAAAAAACTATTCCCCTTGCCATCGCCGAGATGGTCGCTTCAGGAATCACAACCTTTGTAGATATGTACTTCTTCCAGGATAAAACAGCCAGAATTGTCATTGACGCAGGTATCCGAGCAGTTCTTGGTGAGGGTCTCATTGACGGCCCAACTCCCGCCTTTGAATCTCCCCAGAAAGTATTGGAATTCACCGAATCCTTCATAAAAGATTTTCTAGGAAATGAATATATCTATCCCGCTGTCGCTCCCCACGCACCTTACTCCACGAGTAAAGAAAACCTTTTAAAATCAAAGGAAATCGCCGATAAATACGGTGTGCCAATTCTCATTCATGTGGCCGAAACCCAGTGGGAGTTCAATGAAATCCTAAATCGATACGGGGCTCATCCCTTTGAATACTTGAATAGAATCGGCTTCCTTTCAGAAAGGGTAATTGCCGCCCATTCGGTTTGGGTTGATGAAAAAGAATTCGAAATTATCAAGAAAAACAAAGTAAGCATATCCCACAACCCCGAAAGTAACGCTAAACTCGCCTCAGGGATCGCACCAGTTCAGGAATTCTTGGATTACGGGATAAATGTAGCCCTCGGAACCGATGGGGCCTGTTCCAACAACAACTTAGACATTATAGAGGAGATGCGAACGGCCTCATTCCTTCAAAAAATAAAATACATGAACCCTGAAAGCCTCTCAGCAAGAGACGTCTTCAAAATGGCAACAGAAAACGGTGCAATTGCTATAGGCCTCGGCGAAAAACTGGGAACTCTAAAACCGGGAAAATGGGCAGATCTTGTGGTAATATCACTAAACACTCCCCACATGAACCCGGTTTTCGATCCCTACTCACACCTTGTCTACGTCGCAAAAGCTTCGGATGTCAAAACTACAATGGTAAACGGAAAATTTATCTATGAAAATGGGGAATACAAAACCCTTGATATCGAGAAAGTTAGAAAAGATATAAAAGATATTGAGGACCTCGTTAAAAAGGTGATTTTCAATGGAGATTAG
- a CDS encoding Mut7-C RNAse domain-containing protein: protein MNFLCDSMLGKLARLLRMCGFDTIYIKSGLNLENIKEFENFDRIVLTRNTKFKKYKGKLTIFFPDHDNPLIQLKTVLNQFNLVDKINFLSLCMECNVPLVKIDKELVRGKVPFFVFDTHNEFYYCPSCHRYYWEGSHVSKMKEKLKGVIGWQ from the coding sequence ATGAACTTCCTCTGTGATTCGATGTTGGGGAAGCTGGCAAGGCTTCTCCGGATGTGTGGATTTGACACAATCTATATAAAAAGTGGCCTAAACCTCGAAAATATAAAGGAATTCGAAAATTTTGATAGAATTGTTCTTACGCGAAACACAAAATTTAAAAAGTACAAAGGCAAGCTCACCATCTTCTTCCCTGACCACGACAACCCATTGATCCAGCTAAAAACGGTGCTAAACCAATTTAACCTCGTCGATAAAATAAACTTCCTTTCCCTATGTATGGAATGTAATGTCCCCCTTGTTAAAATCGACAAAGAGCTGGTTAGAGGAAAAGTTCCCTTCTTCGTCTTTGACACCCACAATGAATTCTACTATTGCCCTTCCTGCCACAGGTATTACTGGGAAGGAAGTCATGTTTCAAAGATGAAGGAGAAATTAAAAGGAGTTATTGGATGGCAATAA
- a CDS encoding alcohol dehydrogenase catalytic domain-containing protein produces the protein MRVIVFSKEKHQLLERELPTPTLQGREVLIKVSHLILTRKDLSETISGSEIIPGRFFIGEVIATGSEVKNYAPGDVVSSITTFYCESCESCEVSEYHLCEKPSIPGRDINGFFAEFAIIKESFLFKIPPEIPGEKAAFLPLIVELLDYIPEEIQPGATGIVIASSIEDVIFNSLLHTLGFIETAILSASARLRTFLKPDLRSLYIEEPSGLFQFFEGNGVKPNFAFDFTGNWAFLKAVLQVLKPGAMLFLAEPLRNEDVQNLLEFAKPKKLNIRMRNLLPIKDKVSYAIKVLQTHSINPEEFLTHIFNLNDLEKITKILSQEPSLIMVNF, from the coding sequence ATGAGGGTCATAGTCTTCTCCAAGGAGAAGCACCAGCTCTTAGAAAGGGAACTTCCCACTCCAACCCTTCAAGGTCGAGAAGTTCTTATAAAAGTCAGTCATTTGATTCTGACACGAAAGGACCTTAGCGAAACAATATCAGGTAGCGAAATAATCCCCGGCCGGTTTTTCATAGGTGAGGTAATAGCCACAGGCAGCGAAGTTAAAAATTACGCCCCAGGTGATGTAGTCTCCAGTATAACAACTTTTTATTGTGAATCCTGTGAGTCCTGTGAAGTTTCAGAATATCACCTCTGTGAGAAACCCTCAATCCCGGGGAGAGATATTAATGGCTTCTTTGCTGAATTTGCTATAATAAAAGAGAGTTTCCTTTTTAAAATTCCTCCGGAAATCCCAGGAGAAAAAGCGGCCTTTTTGCCATTAATCGTAGAACTTCTTGACTACATCCCGGAAGAAATTCAACCGGGGGCAACGGGAATCGTAATAGCCTCAAGTATAGAAGATGTAATCTTTAACAGCCTTTTACATACCTTAGGATTTATAGAAACCGCAATTCTTTCAGCCTCAGCGCGTCTCAGAACCTTTTTAAAACCGGATTTACGAAGCCTCTACATCGAAGAACCATCTGGCCTTTTTCAATTCTTTGAAGGAAATGGTGTAAAACCCAACTTTGCCTTCGATTTTACAGGCAACTGGGCATTCCTGAAGGCAGTTTTACAAGTCTTAAAACCAGGAGCAATGCTCTTTCTCGCTGAACCCCTCAGAAATGAAGATGTTCAAAATCTTTTAGAATTTGCAAAACCCAAAAAACTGAACATTAGAATGAGAAATCTTCTTCCTATCAAAGATAAAGTTTCTTACGCCATAAAAGTATTACAGACCCACTCAATTAACCCTGAAGAGTTCTTAACTCACATCTTTAACCTTAATGATTTGGAAAAAATTACCAAAATCTTATCGCAGGAGCCTTCCCTGATAATGGTGAACTTTTAA
- a CDS encoding Mrp/NBP35 family ATP-binding protein, with translation MANFKDIYAKLAELKDPVTGETLFKLGILKDISLSGGTLSLTLIASESEMQEFEKMIREAIKEFDLQEVKINKIFKQVVRPNLERREKAKSKKIEGVKKVIAVGSGKGGVGKSTVAANLAAALMKKGLKVGLFDGDIYGPSISRMFGIDGLAPLVEENKMLPVERFGLKIMSMGQLVEEETPILWRGPLIHKAYEQFFYDTLWAPLDILVVDLPPGTGDAQLSAIQLVNLDGAIIVTTPQDVSLIEVKKAINMFRKSNIEVLGVVENMSYFICPHCSNITYIFGQGGAKKLRETMNVEIIGQIPLYPAISTSGDEGIPIVLQEDKSTAKIAEAFLELASKVIEKLEL, from the coding sequence ATGGCAAATTTTAAGGATATATATGCAAAACTTGCCGAATTAAAAGACCCTGTCACCGGAGAAACCCTCTTTAAACTCGGCATTCTCAAAGACATTTCCCTTTCGGGTGGCACTTTATCCCTGACCCTTATAGCATCGGAATCAGAAATGCAAGAGTTCGAAAAAATGATAAGAGAAGCCATCAAGGAATTCGACCTACAAGAAGTAAAGATCAACAAAATTTTCAAGCAAGTGGTAAGACCAAACCTCGAAAGGCGTGAAAAGGCAAAAAGTAAAAAAATTGAGGGTGTTAAGAAAGTCATAGCGGTAGGGAGTGGAAAGGGTGGAGTCGGAAAATCTACCGTTGCCGCCAACCTTGCCGCTGCCCTTATGAAAAAAGGATTGAAAGTCGGACTCTTTGATGGTGATATCTACGGACCTTCCATCTCCAGGATGTTTGGCATTGACGGATTGGCTCCATTAGTTGAAGAGAATAAGATGTTGCCAGTGGAAAGATTTGGACTCAAGATAATGTCCATGGGGCAATTAGTTGAAGAAGAAACACCCATTCTCTGGAGAGGTCCACTCATCCATAAAGCCTACGAACAATTCTTTTACGATACCCTCTGGGCCCCCCTCGATATCCTTGTAGTTGACCTTCCACCTGGTACCGGCGATGCCCAGTTAAGTGCAATTCAACTGGTGAATCTCGATGGTGCAATAATTGTCACCACTCCACAAGATGTTTCCCTCATTGAAGTCAAAAAAGCAATCAACATGTTCCGGAAATCTAACATAGAAGTCTTAGGGGTTGTCGAAAATATGAGCTACTTTATATGCCCTCACTGCTCTAACATTACTTACATTTTTGGTCAAGGAGGAGCAAAAAAACTCAGGGAAACGATGAATGTGGAAATAATCGGTCAGATACCATTATACCCCGCAATCAGCACCAGCGGGGATGAGGGGATACCCATAGTTTTACAAGAAGATAAAAGTACCGCAAAAATCGCCGAAGCCTTTTTAGAACTTGCATCCAAAGTGATAGAAAAGCTCGAACTATGA
- a CDS encoding arginine decarboxylase, pyruvoyl-dependent encodes MEKPQYGKLEHFTLVGGVGEGSTFLNAFDAALMSAQVGHYNLVRVSSILPPKAIQTDKVGLPPGSILPIAYGYIYSAEKGQRITAAVSIGIPEDPNSIGVIMEYSGDLDENDAREFVINMAREAMEKRGIKIKEILYKVVSTKVNEQKACVFAGVALW; translated from the coding sequence ATGGAAAAGCCCCAGTATGGCAAACTTGAACATTTCACTTTAGTTGGTGGCGTCGGGGAGGGTTCAACCTTCCTTAATGCCTTCGATGCGGCGCTTATGTCTGCGCAAGTCGGACATTATAACTTAGTAAGGGTATCCAGTATACTCCCTCCTAAGGCAATCCAAACCGACAAAGTAGGCCTTCCACCTGGCTCGATTCTCCCCATAGCTTACGGCTACATCTACTCAGCCGAAAAGGGGCAAAGAATCACTGCAGCAGTTTCTATAGGCATACCAGAAGATCCAAACAGCATAGGCGTAATCATGGAATATTCGGGTGACCTTGACGAAAACGACGCCAGGGAATTCGTAATCAATATGGCGCGCGAAGCCATGGAAAAGAGGGGAATCAAAATTAAGGAAATCCTTTACAAGGTAGTTTCCACAAAAGTTAACGAACAAAAGGCCTGCGTCTTCGCAGGTGTAGCTCTGTGGTAA
- a CDS encoding arginase family protein: MRSVKILGLPYEGPENFQPGVQLAPAHIRWAYDSIEWYSIHQKEPVPEFEDLGDFYFYSKENPEEFVRKALSLLNRLKLEPPFIALGGDHFVTYPIIKYLHEKGMEFTVIHLDAHLDRRDSFMGNKLSHATVIKRVEEIVGEDRVITFGYRSFFPEEDLKRGEPFKVLEPLKKLLEEEKGPFYLTLDIDVLDPSIMPAVSNPEPLGITFKELLESLKLLKGKLLAMDLVELDPLLDPTHSSAILCAEILRESVIILSQ, encoded by the coding sequence ATGAGATCCGTTAAAATTTTAGGATTACCTTACGAAGGTCCGGAAAATTTCCAGCCCGGTGTTCAACTGGCCCCTGCCCACATTAGGTGGGCTTATGACTCCATAGAGTGGTACAGCATTCACCAAAAGGAGCCCGTTCCAGAATTCGAGGACCTTGGTGACTTTTACTTTTATTCCAAAGAAAATCCCGAGGAGTTTGTCAGAAAAGCCTTAAGCTTACTTAACAGGCTAAAACTGGAACCACCTTTCATCGCCCTTGGAGGCGATCACTTTGTTACTTATCCCATTATCAAATACCTACATGAGAAAGGAATGGAATTCACGGTTATACACCTTGACGCCCACTTAGACAGAAGAGATTCCTTCATGGGTAATAAGCTCTCCCACGCCACCGTTATCAAAAGGGTAGAAGAGATCGTGGGAGAAGATAGGGTCATTACCTTCGGCTATCGCTCCTTTTTTCCCGAAGAAGATTTAAAAAGAGGAGAACCTTTTAAGGTTTTAGAACCGCTTAAGAAACTTTTAGAAGAAGAAAAGGGTCCTTTTTACCTCACCCTCGATATTGACGTCCTCGATCCCTCGATTATGCCCGCCGTCTCAAATCCAGAGCCCCTGGGCATTACGTTTAAAGAACTCTTAGAATCATTGAAACTCCTCAAGGGAAAACTTTTAGCGATGGACCTTGTGGAACTGGATCCACTCCTTGACCCCACACACAGCAGTGCCATCCTCTGTGCAGAAATCCTCAGAGAATCCGTCATAATTCTATCACAATAA
- the speE gene encoding polyamine aminopropyltransferase has product MDLWFKELHDASSGITFKVKNYLYSGRSPFQRIDIFEVETYGKVLTLDGMVMVTERDEFIYHEMITHPALRIHPDPKKVLIIGGGDGGTAREVLKYKEVEKVVMVEIDKDVVELSKKYFPTISCALEDPRLEIKYEDGVNFVRETEEKFDVMLLDTSDPVGPAEVLYRREFYENCKRSLNKNGILVTQAESPWSQLETIKNLLKEIKGVFSQSLLYLAHIPTYPGGLWSFLMLGENFDINKIQRQTPEGLKYYNEEIHRGMTALPQYLKEVLNEIR; this is encoded by the coding sequence ATGGACCTATGGTTTAAAGAGCTCCACGATGCAAGTAGTGGGATAACCTTCAAGGTCAAAAATTATCTCTACTCTGGGAGATCCCCTTTCCAGAGGATTGATATCTTTGAAGTTGAAACCTACGGTAAAGTCCTGACCCTCGATGGTATGGTGATGGTAACAGAAAGAGATGAATTCATCTACCACGAGATGATAACCCATCCCGCCCTCCGGATCCATCCAGATCCTAAAAAGGTTCTCATTATCGGCGGTGGCGATGGTGGCACTGCAAGAGAAGTCTTAAAGTATAAAGAAGTCGAAAAAGTTGTAATGGTGGAGATAGACAAAGATGTAGTTGAACTTTCAAAGAAATACTTCCCAACCATTTCCTGTGCCCTCGAGGATCCCCGCCTTGAGATTAAATACGAAGATGGAGTCAATTTTGTAAGGGAAACGGAGGAAAAATTCGATGTGATGCTACTCGATACCTCAGACCCTGTAGGTCCCGCCGAAGTTCTTTATAGAAGAGAATTTTATGAAAATTGCAAAAGAAGCCTTAACAAAAATGGTATTCTGGTGACACAAGCCGAGTCTCCTTGGTCCCAGCTGGAAACCATTAAAAACCTTCTCAAAGAGATAAAAGGTGTCTTCAGTCAAAGCTTGCTTTATCTCGCCCACATCCCCACTTACCCAGGAGGTCTTTGGTCTTTCCTTATGCTTGGAGAAAATTTTGACATAAACAAAATTCAAAGGCAGACTCCTGAAGGCCTAAAATACTACAACGAGGAAATCCACAGGGGCATGACCGCACTTCCGCAATATTTAAAAGAGGTCCTAAATGAGATCCGTTAA
- a CDS encoding MBL fold metallo-hydrolase, which translates to MEISFLGACGTVTGSMYLITTDKKRKILVDSGIFQGEWEDLNHSSFPFDPYEIDYVILTHAHLDHIGRLPKLVKEGFEGKILGTPATLDLARIILMDAAKLQSEEFETQKKRNDRKGIETPEPLYTLEDAIATMSYFKPISGYDKEIEILEGVTITWRDAGHILGSAFLEMTIDGHKVVFSGDLGNRNKPIIRDPESIKMKDAELIVVESTYGSRLHKSIEESKEEFLNALKETLPKGNVVIPSFAIERAQDLLYYIREFKEEGLLSKDVKVFLDSPLAISATNIFRAHKECFDDEARELLKQKRDLFSFPNLFFTRSKEASMEINNIKSGAIIIAGSGMCTGGRIKHHLKHNLWREECAVIFVGYQAAGTLGRRIVDGEKEVEIYGETVKVNSKIYTINGFSAHADQQEILDWVSPVDKNTKVVITHGEEVERDALAEKLKELGFNEILKPKLKDIITL; encoded by the coding sequence ATGGAGATTAGTTTCCTGGGGGCCTGTGGAACTGTCACAGGCTCAATGTATCTTATCACTACGGATAAAAAGAGGAAAATCCTCGTTGACAGCGGGATTTTCCAAGGCGAGTGGGAGGATTTGAACCATTCCTCCTTTCCCTTTGATCCCTATGAGATTGACTATGTAATTTTAACCCATGCTCACTTAGATCACATCGGTAGACTTCCCAAACTGGTTAAAGAGGGGTTCGAAGGGAAGATCCTTGGAACTCCGGCCACATTGGACCTTGCACGAATCATTTTAATGGATGCAGCCAAACTCCAGTCTGAAGAATTTGAAACCCAGAAAAAGAGAAACGACAGAAAAGGTATTGAAACACCGGAACCCCTTTATACGCTCGAAGATGCCATCGCCACCATGTCTTACTTCAAACCTATAAGTGGCTACGACAAGGAAATTGAAATTTTAGAGGGTGTAACCATTACCTGGCGAGATGCAGGTCATATTCTCGGTTCTGCCTTCCTCGAAATGACTATCGATGGCCATAAGGTCGTCTTCTCAGGTGACCTCGGTAACAGGAACAAGCCAATTATACGGGATCCCGAATCTATAAAAATGAAGGACGCAGAACTTATCGTGGTTGAATCAACCTACGGTTCAAGACTTCATAAAAGTATTGAAGAGTCAAAAGAGGAATTCCTCAACGCCCTAAAAGAAACGCTGCCTAAGGGCAATGTCGTGATACCATCCTTTGCCATTGAAAGAGCACAGGACCTTTTGTACTATATAAGAGAATTCAAAGAGGAAGGATTATTGAGCAAAGATGTTAAGGTTTTCTTAGACAGCCCACTGGCTATCTCCGCCACCAACATTTTCCGCGCCCATAAGGAATGCTTCGATGACGAAGCACGGGAACTGCTGAAACAGAAAAGGGACTTATTCAGTTTCCCCAATCTCTTTTTTACCCGATCAAAAGAGGCTTCAATGGAGATAAATAATATAAAAAGCGGAGCAATCATAATCGCCGGCTCCGGAATGTGCACTGGAGGAAGAATAAAACACCACCTGAAACACAATCTGTGGCGAGAAGAGTGCGCCGTCATTTTCGTAGGCTATCAAGCGGCAGGAACCCTTGGAAGAAGGATAGTTGACGGTGAAAAGGAAGTCGAGATTTACGGTGAAACTGTAAAAGTTAACTCCAAAATTTACACAATCAATGGGTTCTCCGCCCATGCAGACCAGCAAGAAATTTTAGACTGGGTCTCCCCTGTAGACAAAAATACGAAGGTGGTAATAACTCACGGGGAAGAAGTAGAAAGGGATGCACTGGCAGAAAAATTGAAAGAGTTGGGATTTAATGAGATTTTAAAACCAAAACTAAAGGACATTATAACACTTTAA
- a CDS encoding spermidine synthase — MKIVINNTILEEFAPGIKVQYTLKNKIYEGQSEFQHILIAEIEGFGKSIFLNGVLQSAQIDEYVYHELLVHPAFYLHRNPEKVLIFGGGEGATLREVLKHPVKKAVMVDIDKQVVETSKRYLPEWSDGSFNDKRAELVFDDARKFVEHCNEKFDIIISDLTDPFQDDLSVDSFTKEFYKLCKKILKEDGILVVQGGSLDPHYLKYYLKVVDNLKESFKFITSYGYFIFSFMSVWGFIIASDTDYSKIQPDEEKFKRVKLRFFEPFLFPLMETQTNHYIRKEIDNGKAPVWQT; from the coding sequence ATGAAGATAGTTATCAACAATACGATCTTAGAGGAGTTCGCCCCGGGGATAAAGGTTCAATACACATTAAAGAACAAAATTTATGAAGGGCAATCGGAGTTTCAACATATTTTGATCGCGGAAATAGAAGGTTTCGGAAAATCGATTTTTTTAAATGGTGTGCTTCAATCAGCACAAATTGACGAATACGTCTATCATGAACTTCTTGTACACCCCGCCTTTTACCTCCACAGAAATCCTGAAAAGGTACTAATCTTTGGTGGAGGTGAGGGGGCGACTCTAAGGGAAGTTCTAAAGCACCCTGTAAAAAAGGCGGTGATGGTAGATATCGACAAACAGGTGGTTGAAACCTCAAAACGATACTTACCTGAATGGTCAGACGGTAGTTTCAACGATAAACGGGCCGAACTGGTTTTTGATGACGCACGCAAATTTGTTGAACATTGCAACGAAAAGTTTGATATTATCATTTCAGACCTTACAGACCCCTTCCAGGATGACCTATCTGTGGATTCTTTCACCAAAGAATTTTACAAACTTTGCAAAAAAATTTTAAAAGAAGATGGTATCCTCGTGGTACAAGGAGGCTCTCTCGACCCTCATTACCTTAAATACTATCTCAAAGTCGTGGACAATCTCAAGGAATCCTTTAAATTCATAACCTCTTACGGGTATTTTATCTTTTCTTTTATGAGCGTTTGGGGGTTCATAATTGCATCAGACACAGACTACTCAAAAATTCAACCCGACGAAGAAAAATTTAAGAGGGTAAAGTTAAGATTCTTTGAGCCTTTTTTATTCCCTTTAATGGAAACTCAGACGAACCATTATATCCGAAAGGAGATTGATAATGGAAAAGCCCCAGTATGGCAAACTTGA
- a CDS encoding aminotransferase class I/II-fold pyridoxal phosphate-dependent enzyme: MNGEPTICGGRGPWIAKGKRLFLNLSGGDILGLTSNKEFVTAFLQNLESADLYNCPFFSYESQSTRIPPNKLNEIKGQRKALLFKDLTTLFNLLASHLLKRGYVLLVDEQFEMTNIPLIRNINNQVQIFPHNSFSTIKKHIEAQSDSNFAILVQTVYPLSSELLPVNELLEISQSDHVLLIIYESWADGLLGEGGEGLKSLISTIPQNSIIVGSYTHILPLSFSYIASPETFIDALESDLKDQPFNPEATEFQVGITLWFINFLNSQKSPLRKLSDNANYLRYELATKGFRVLGDFAPLIPVLVGEREKALEFYNGLLENKILANLLNYPLVPLGKSRILLIPSVLHSKEDLDFALNKLEKVAKTLGII, encoded by the coding sequence ATGAACGGCGAACCAACAATTTGTGGCGGAAGAGGTCCCTGGATTGCAAAGGGAAAACGCCTTTTTCTCAATCTTTCAGGTGGTGACATTCTTGGATTAACATCGAACAAGGAATTTGTTACAGCCTTTCTCCAAAACTTAGAAAGTGCAGACCTTTACAATTGTCCCTTCTTTTCCTACGAAAGCCAATCAACCAGAATTCCCCCAAACAAACTCAACGAAATTAAAGGACAAAGAAAGGCGCTCCTTTTTAAAGACTTAACCACTCTTTTTAATCTTCTTGCGAGCCATCTACTAAAAAGAGGCTATGTTCTACTCGTTGACGAACAATTTGAAATGACTAACATCCCATTAATCAGGAACATTAACAATCAAGTTCAGATTTTTCCTCACAACTCCTTTAGCACCATCAAAAAGCACATAGAAGCACAATCCGATTCAAATTTTGCCATTTTAGTTCAGACTGTTTACCCACTATCATCAGAACTATTACCTGTAAACGAATTACTGGAAATCTCACAGAGCGATCATGTTCTCCTCATAATATACGAGTCTTGGGCCGATGGCCTCTTAGGTGAAGGGGGTGAAGGACTAAAAAGTCTTATAAGCACAATACCACAAAACTCAATAATAGTCGGTTCATACACTCATATCCTTCCCCTTTCATTCTCCTACATAGCTTCTCCTGAAACTTTTATCGATGCCTTAGAATCTGACCTTAAAGATCAACCCTTTAATCCTGAGGCTACGGAGTTTCAAGTCGGCATCACCCTATGGTTTATAAACTTCCTGAATTCCCAGAAGAGTCCTTTGAGAAAGTTAAGCGACAATGCGAACTACCTAAGATATGAATTGGCCACAAAAGGTTTTAGGGTTTTAGGAGATTTCGCTCCCCTAATCCCAGTTCTCGTAGGAGAAAGAGAAAAAGCGTTAGAGTTTTACAATGGCCTTCTGGAAAACAAAATTCTTGCTAATCTTTTAAATTATCCCCTCGTGCCCCTTGGAAAATCAAGAATTTTACTAATCCCCTCCGTTTTACACTCCAAGGAAGACCTTGACTTTGCTTTAAACAAGCTCGAAAAAGTCGCTAAAACCCTTGGCATTATATAG